In one window of Frigoriglobus tundricola DNA:
- a CDS encoding serine hydrolase domain-containing protein, with translation MLPLIFSLTFALALTPPDKSTEPPQTPKLPDSPAGKALALWLEAFNSGKPDTMKEFLKSHLAPSALEKRPFESWVEEYHLVHDDARGLVLDRVTGASDHEITAEARVRMGLGAFRVRMKVTDAAPHGITEFRLQRLPQLPPSGAAPKRTDAQIATEIDQLVRALVAADKFSGVVVVTHAGKTVYERAVGQASKAHGVANRIDTKFNLGSMNKMFTAVAVVQLAEAGKLRLDDPIGRYVTGLSEKTAQTVTIRHLLAHTSGLGSFLNDQFDAQKAKLRTVTDFLPLVADETLAFMPGEKFAYSNTGFLLLGAAVEKASGQDYFAYVKKHIYQPAGMADTDAFEIDADVPNLATGYTRTDIGGKFHPGPWRNNVLIQLTKGGPAGGGYSTAPDLTRFAAAFIGGKLVPHRAVRTLTQPRVDAFPGTKYGYGFMITNVRTHSVVGHGGGFPGVSTRLDMYPDLDYTVVVLSNYDRAATPVFETLRDLIAR, from the coding sequence ATGCTACCTCTGATCTTCTCTCTGACATTCGCCCTCGCGCTCACCCCACCCGACAAATCGACCGAGCCGCCGCAGACGCCAAAACTGCCCGACTCACCTGCCGGGAAAGCCCTTGCGCTCTGGCTCGAAGCATTCAACAGCGGCAAACCCGATACGATGAAGGAGTTTCTCAAGAGCCACCTCGCTCCGTCGGCGCTGGAGAAGCGACCGTTCGAGAGCTGGGTCGAGGAATACCATCTCGTCCACGACGATGCCCGCGGCCTCGTGCTCGATCGTGTGACGGGGGCTTCCGATCACGAAATCACTGCCGAGGCCCGGGTGCGGATGGGGCTCGGCGCGTTCCGCGTGCGAATGAAGGTGACCGACGCGGCACCCCACGGGATCACGGAGTTCCGCCTGCAGCGCCTCCCCCAACTGCCGCCCAGCGGGGCGGCACCGAAGCGGACCGATGCGCAGATCGCGACGGAGATCGATCAGCTGGTCCGGGCCCTCGTGGCGGCCGACAAGTTCTCGGGCGTGGTCGTCGTCACGCACGCGGGCAAAACGGTGTACGAGCGCGCCGTGGGCCAAGCGAGCAAGGCGCACGGCGTCGCGAACCGGATTGACACGAAGTTCAACCTCGGGTCCATGAACAAGATGTTTACGGCCGTCGCCGTCGTCCAACTCGCCGAAGCGGGTAAGTTGCGACTGGACGACCCGATCGGCCGGTATGTGACCGGCCTTTCCGAGAAAACGGCTCAGACGGTCACGATCCGCCACCTGCTCGCCCACACATCCGGGCTTGGATCGTTTTTAAACGACCAATTCGACGCACAGAAAGCGAAGCTCAGGACCGTAACCGACTTCCTTCCGCTGGTCGCAGACGAGACACTCGCATTTATGCCGGGGGAGAAGTTCGCGTACAGTAACACCGGCTTCTTGCTCTTGGGCGCGGCGGTGGAAAAGGCATCCGGGCAGGACTACTTCGCCTATGTCAAGAAGCACATCTATCAGCCCGCCGGCATGGCGGACACCGACGCCTTCGAGATCGACGCGGATGTGCCGAATCTGGCAACGGGATACACCCGTACCGACATCGGCGGCAAGTTCCACCCCGGCCCCTGGCGGAATAACGTGCTGATCCAACTGACTAAGGGCGGCCCGGCCGGCGGAGGCTACTCCACGGCACCCGACCTCACGCGCTTCGCGGCCGCGTTTATCGGGGGCAAGCTCGTGCCGCACAGAGCCGTCCGAACTCTCACTCAGCCCCGTGTCGATGCGTTTCCCGGCACGAAGTACGGCTACGGCTTTATGATCACCAATGTTCGAACCCATTCGGTGGTGGGCCACGGGGGCGGGTTCCCTGGGGTCAGCACGCGGTTGGATATGTACCCCGACCTGGACTACACCGTTGTTGTGTTGAGCAACTACGACCGGGCCGCGACACCCGTGTTCGAGACGCTCCGCGATTTGATCGCCCGCTGA
- a CDS encoding WD40 repeat domain-containing protein, translating into MYTGDDSGRVLTWDRQTREYEGLYELGRLRNRRQAVWHLALAAASTRLLVPAADRIHVINLPEGTPGPHLRDTSTILPRVEVSADGRRVVTVSRDQRVAVWDAKTLERQDVSGPLAQLSGLVYAALIDDGKRVLIFRQPGAEVSMWDMRSGERVGVLDSNDIWCRVCALAPDRRAFAACVSGGTNVCVYGLPDWANRTVIRHDRQVESLTFHPNGELLALTDGTGDVALWNTTTGDRVGAWNWRIGRVRGVAFAPDGLTCAVGGFGRFAVFDVDL; encoded by the coding sequence ATGTACACCGGGGACGATTCCGGGCGCGTGCTGACCTGGGATCGGCAGACGCGTGAGTATGAGGGACTGTACGAGTTGGGCCGGCTTCGAAACCGACGGCAAGCTGTCTGGCACCTCGCGCTGGCTGCGGCCTCAACTCGACTGCTCGTCCCGGCCGCCGACCGAATTCACGTCATAAACCTGCCCGAGGGAACTCCCGGACCGCACCTGCGCGACACCTCAACCATACTGCCGCGGGTAGAAGTCTCGGCCGATGGTCGCCGGGTGGTGACGGTATCCCGCGACCAACGAGTCGCAGTGTGGGACGCGAAGACGCTGGAGCGGCAAGACGTTTCTGGGCCGCTTGCCCAATTGAGTGGGTTGGTGTACGCCGCGTTGATCGACGATGGAAAGCGGGTTCTGATTTTCCGTCAACCCGGCGCGGAGGTTTCGATGTGGGATATGAGGAGCGGGGAACGGGTGGGGGTTTTGGACTCGAACGACATCTGGTGTCGGGTGTGTGCGCTCGCCCCCGATCGGCGCGCGTTCGCCGCCTGCGTGTCCGGCGGGACGAATGTGTGCGTGTACGGGCTGCCTGATTGGGCCAATCGGACGGTGATTCGGCACGACCGACAGGTCGAGTCGCTAACCTTCCACCCCAACGGTGAACTCCTGGCACTCACCGACGGAACCGGGGACGTGGCGCTGTGGAACACAACGACTGGGGACCGGGTGGGCGCGTGGAACTGGCGGATCGGTAGAGTGCGTGGCGTCGCTTTTGCGCCCGATGGACTGACCTGTGCGGTCGGTGGGTTTGGCCGGTTCGCGGTGTTCGACGTGGACCTGTGA
- the truD gene encoding tRNA pseudouridine(13) synthase TruD, whose protein sequence is MNHPAMSPPLFTADLSGTGGRIRVRDDDFEVEEVPSYEPCGTGDHLYLWIEKRGVAPEFFAQTIARKLNTHPGNVGTAGLKDRHAVTRQWVSVPKECEPQIAKLDGEGVRVLKTGRHSNKLKPGHLRGNRFRILVRGADRAAPVDAILNRIRTQGMPNFYGPQRFGRDGGTVDLGLQCLAGKAPRRIRPFLFRFALSAVQSLLFNDYLARRMKDGLFRTILEGDVMTKWPLGGMFVAKDVAAEQARFDARETVTAGPMFGKKTFPAEGVAAEREAAVLRDHNLSPASFAGFGKLVMGTRRQNLVYLDDLAAAWEPDGLRLSFTLPAGSYATVLLAEVMKTALTEDGDTPDDDGDGEQ, encoded by the coding sequence ATGAATCACCCCGCGATGAGTCCGCCGCTGTTCACCGCCGACCTGTCGGGCACCGGCGGGCGGATCCGCGTGCGCGACGACGACTTCGAGGTCGAGGAGGTGCCGTCGTACGAGCCGTGCGGCACCGGCGACCACCTCTACCTCTGGATCGAGAAGCGCGGCGTCGCGCCGGAGTTCTTCGCCCAGACGATCGCCCGCAAGCTCAACACCCATCCCGGCAACGTCGGCACCGCGGGGCTGAAGGACCGGCACGCCGTCACCCGGCAGTGGGTGTCGGTGCCCAAGGAGTGCGAACCGCAGATCGCGAAACTCGATGGCGAGGGGGTCCGCGTCCTCAAAACCGGCCGGCACTCGAACAAGCTCAAGCCGGGCCACCTGCGCGGCAACCGCTTCCGGATTCTCGTCCGTGGCGCCGACCGCGCCGCGCCGGTGGACGCGATCCTGAACCGCATTCGCACCCAGGGGATGCCGAACTTCTACGGCCCACAGCGGTTCGGGCGCGACGGCGGCACCGTCGATCTCGGGCTCCAGTGCCTCGCGGGGAAAGCGCCGCGGCGCATCCGCCCGTTCCTGTTCCGGTTCGCGCTCTCGGCGGTGCAGTCGCTCCTCTTCAACGACTACCTCGCCCGCCGGATGAAGGACGGCCTGTTCCGCACCATACTTGAAGGCGACGTGATGACGAAGTGGCCGCTCGGCGGCATGTTCGTCGCCAAAGACGTCGCCGCGGAACAGGCCCGGTTCGACGCCCGCGAAACCGTGACCGCCGGCCCGATGTTCGGCAAGAAGACGTTCCCGGCGGAGGGCGTCGCGGCCGAGCGCGAGGCCGCGGTGCTGCGCGACCACAACCTCTCGCCGGCGTCGTTCGCGGGGTTCGGCAAACTCGTCATGGGCACGCGCCGCCAGAACCTCGTGTACCTCGACGACCTCGCCGCCGCCTGGGAGCCGGACGGTCTGCGGTTGAGCTTCACGCTCCCCGCGGGCAGCTACGCGACCGTGCTTCTCGCCGAGGTGATGAAGACCGCCCTCACCGAGGACGGCGACACCCCCGACGACGATGGCGACGGCGAACAGTGA
- a CDS encoding redoxin family protein gives MQTFTVALATATSALLWSNTTGWAADPPAPKLPETVTFAEHVAPLVFENCTSCHRPGQVAPFSLLTYADTRKHAKTMLSVMQDRYMPPWQPEPGHGEFRNSRRLSEDQIALFEKWVKTGTAEGDAQKAPPAPRFTDGWRLGKPDLVVKMDRPYAVPAEGADIYQNFVIPLDLTEDKWVTAVEFQATAPTVLHHMLYFLDDSGRARKRVTKDGQPGFAGMGFRPTGSLGGWAVGATPIKLPDGLAYPVRKGSDLVLQTHFHLSGKAEQETITVGLYFADKAPKRTLVTLQLPPAFGLFSGIDIPAGKEQFKVSDSFTLPVDVDLVAAGAHAHYLGKTLKTGATLPGGKDKNLFSIRDWDFNWQGQYLYKDYVRLPKGTVVRGEVTWDNSAKNPRNPSSPPVRVRWGEGSTDEMGSVSLLMVAADEADATRLRDAIREHTREVVIRSRLRGDKIDWDKLGVEPPPFWKDGPPVPKKSDTKAPLTLRDINGTAQTPLAVTDAKAHVLIFLTTDCPIANSYAPEIGAMMKDFADQPVRFYAVHVDPDLTPAGAQKHAKEYGLTLPVLVDTKHQLVAATGVTRTPEVAVVLKDGTIAYRGRIDDRYPGLGKKRQAPSQRDLRDALSAVLAGEPVPTGRTQAVGCSIPDLPAK, from the coding sequence ATGCAAACGTTCACCGTGGCGCTTGCCACTGCCACATCGGCCCTTTTGTGGTCGAACACCACGGGATGGGCGGCCGATCCCCCCGCTCCCAAGCTCCCCGAAACGGTCACGTTCGCCGAACACGTCGCGCCGCTGGTGTTCGAGAACTGCACGAGCTGCCATCGGCCGGGACAGGTGGCGCCGTTCTCGCTCCTGACCTATGCGGACACCCGCAAGCACGCCAAGACGATGCTCAGTGTGATGCAGGACCGCTACATGCCGCCCTGGCAGCCGGAGCCGGGGCACGGGGAGTTCCGCAACTCCCGGCGGCTCTCGGAGGACCAGATCGCGCTGTTCGAGAAGTGGGTGAAGACCGGCACGGCCGAGGGCGACGCGCAGAAGGCGCCGCCCGCCCCCCGGTTCACCGACGGCTGGCGGCTCGGCAAACCGGACCTCGTCGTGAAGATGGACCGCCCCTACGCGGTGCCCGCCGAGGGCGCGGACATCTACCAGAACTTCGTGATCCCGCTCGACCTGACCGAGGACAAGTGGGTGACGGCGGTCGAGTTCCAGGCGACCGCCCCGACGGTCCTCCACCACATGCTGTACTTCCTGGACGACAGCGGCCGGGCGCGGAAGCGCGTCACGAAGGACGGGCAACCGGGGTTCGCCGGGATGGGGTTCCGGCCGACCGGCTCGCTGGGCGGCTGGGCCGTCGGGGCGACGCCGATCAAGCTCCCGGACGGGCTCGCGTACCCGGTCCGGAAGGGGTCCGATCTCGTCCTCCAGACGCACTTCCACCTGTCGGGAAAGGCCGAGCAGGAAACCATCACGGTCGGCCTCTACTTCGCCGACAAGGCGCCGAAGCGGACCCTGGTTACGCTGCAACTCCCGCCCGCGTTCGGGCTGTTTTCCGGCATCGACATCCCGGCGGGGAAGGAGCAGTTCAAGGTGAGCGATTCGTTCACCCTGCCGGTGGACGTGGACCTGGTCGCGGCCGGGGCGCACGCGCACTACCTGGGGAAGACGCTCAAGACGGGAGCGACCCTGCCGGGCGGGAAGGACAAGAACCTGTTCTCCATCCGCGACTGGGATTTCAACTGGCAGGGGCAGTATCTCTATAAGGACTACGTGCGGTTGCCCAAGGGGACGGTGGTCCGCGGCGAGGTGACCTGGGACAACTCGGCGAAGAACCCCCGGAACCCGAGCAGCCCGCCGGTCCGGGTGCGCTGGGGCGAGGGCTCGACGGACGAGATGGGCTCGGTCAGCCTGCTGATGGTGGCGGCCGACGAGGCGGACGCCACGCGGCTGCGGGACGCGATCCGCGAACACACGCGGGAGGTGGTCATCCGCTCCCGGCTGCGCGGGGACAAGATCGATTGGGACAAGCTGGGGGTCGAGCCGCCGCCGTTCTGGAAGGACGGTCCGCCGGTGCCGAAAAAGTCGGACACGAAGGCGCCGCTGACGCTCCGAGACATCAACGGCACGGCCCAGACGCCGCTGGCCGTGACCGACGCGAAGGCCCATGTGCTGATCTTCCTGACAACGGATTGCCCGATCGCCAACAGTTACGCGCCGGAGATCGGCGCCATGATGAAAGATTTCGCCGATCAGCCGGTCCGCTTCTATGCGGTTCACGTGGACCCGGACCTGACCCCTGCCGGTGCCCAGAAGCACGCCAAGGAGTACGGCCTGACGCTCCCGGTCCTGGTGGACACGAAACACCAACTCGTCGCCGCGACCGGGGTGACGCGGACGCCCGAGGTGGCCGTGGTTCTGAAAGACGGCACGATCGCCTACCGGGGGCGGATCGACGACCGCTATCCGGGGCTGGGTAAGAAGCGCCAGGCCCCCAGCCAGCGCGACCTCCGCGACGCCCTCTCCGCGGTCCTGGCCGGCGAACCCGTACCAACGGGGCGGACGCAGGCCGTCGGGTGTTCGATTCCGGACCTGCCCGCGAAGTGA